DNA from Mucilaginibacter mallensis:
GTACCATATTGTTTCATCAGCCTAATATCCTCATCATCCATATAAGTACCATGTTCAATTGAGGTTACACCGCCCAATATAGCCCTCCTTATCCCTTCGGCGCCATGTGCATGGCAGGCAACTTTCAAGCCGTAATCGTTGGCTGTTTCTACTACCGCCTTAATTTCATCAATGGTAAACTTCGCTTTTTTATTATTATCGCCCAGTTCAAAAACGCCTCCTGTTGATGCGATCTTTATGACATCGACACCAGCTTTTACTTGTAGCCTTACAGCTTTTATCAGCTCGTCCCTGCCATCGGCAACCCCGTCTTCGGGGCCGGGACGATGATTAAATACATCATCCCGGAATCCGTTCGTCGGGTCGCTGGCACCACCGCTTGATGAGATGATCTTTCCGGCGGTAAATATCCGCGGACCATCAACCCAACCCTTTTCAACCGCATTTCTCAGGCTGATATTTACACCTGTACCGCCAAGATCACGTACAGTAGTAAAACCGGCTAAAAGTGTCTTTTTAGCGAAATTTACTGAACGATAAGCGATATCCGCATCAGATAGTGTAAAGGTTTCCAGCAAGGTATTGGTACTAAGGATATCCTCCAGGTGTACGTGGCAATCTATAAGGCCAGGTAAAACGGTTTTTGATTTTAAATCAATTACTTTATCCGCACTGCCTGCTTCAGGATAACCGCTGACTATATTTTGTATACGACCGCTATCCACAATTATGGTTACTTTATTTTGAACAGTATTTGAAAGCCCGTCGATAAGTTTACCACAGTACAGGTAAGTTTTCTGTGCCTGTACAATTTGTGAGCACAGCAATAACGACAGCACTATTATCCTTTTTATCTGCATATCTTTTCGTTGAAAAATTTATTAGCCTATACTATTTTTAATTTAATGGAAGATTTTCAACAGTAACATCCCAGTGTGCCAATACAATCTCCCATCTCCGCTGCTCTTCCTTTTTGTAGGTTTCCTGATCGGGGAATAATTGCAGTTTATAAGGATCAACAATGCTGTAATCAAAGGCTAGCGCAGCCGTTTTAAAAACCACGCTTACTTTCAAATCCCAGCGACTCTCTTCGCTGCTATGTAATCTTGGAGTTTCTGCCTCAATGCTAATTACATCGCCTTTTTCCTGTAACTTTTTTAATAATGGGTAGTGATTCTTCTTCCACAAGGCAATAAACTCATCGCTATACCCCCACTTTATTTTGTAATAATCTTCTATTTTAAAATACTCGGCAGGGTTTGCTTTTTGGGCCGAAGCGCGGTTACCGGAAATCAACAGAATTACTGCTATCAGCGCTACTGTTAATAATTTGAAGTGGTGCATGGTTACTTTTTTCATGTCGTTTAGTTTTTACAAATGATTAATTTTTATCCCAGAATAATTTTGTAGCAATATTATCGCCACCTATTGCCGCGGCTGCCTGGCTGTAATTAGCCTGGTTAACATTTTGCTCAGTTATTGGATAAGTGAAACGATTAAGATACGAAGTTTGATTTGGTGGCAATGGTAGCACAAGCCCTAACCTCCTGATCTCTGTCCAGGCCTCATACCCCCTGTTATAAAGGGAGATATACTTCTGTGTTCCAATCTTCAGTTTATAAGAGCCCGTAGCTGTTGCATATGCAACTTTAGGATTAGCCAGGTAGGTGCTAATATCAGTAGCGCTGCCTCCCCAATAAGTTATGGAAGCCGTTATGGCATTGATATAATGCTGCTGCGCAGTTCCGCCTACATTAAATCCTCTTTCTATTGCTTCCGCCAAATCAAATTCAACCTCCGAGTAATCCGCTAATAGTGATGGCAGATTTGGCTGGGCAATGGTGTTGCTGAATGTGGAGAATTTATTATAGGTATTAACCTTACCAATAGCACCGCCTTTATATACCAGTACATCACTGGACTGCGGGTTCGCATTGGTATCGATGGCGGTATAGTATGCCGGTCTCCTTGGATCGTTTAAACTATTCAGCAGGTCAACAAGCGTAGCCCCAGCAACGTAATCTATTAAATGCCCCTGTACCTGGTCAACCCACAACGGGTTGGTATTTGGGGTAGTGGTTAAATAGTTAAAGCTTACATTATCAGCATTGGATTGCAAAGCATTTGGAGCAGCAGCTTCCACAGCTAGTTTGGATTTTGCAGGTTCAACATCAGCCAAAGTAATCCCAACTTTTAACTTTACGGTGTTGCCAAACTTTTTCCATGAACTGATCTCATTAACGCCATTGAACAGCAGGTCTGCAGTATTAAACCCCGGAGCGGTAGTGTTAAGCTTTGACAGTGCATCATCCAGTCGACTTAGTAAGCTATCATAAATCTGGCTTGCATCGTCATATTTCGGCGTAGTATTGGTATAATCAACCGCCTGGGTATATGGAATGTTGCCAAAAGTATTTACCAGTACCGCGTAAGCATATACCTCAAGGATATTGATTTGCGCCAGCTGATTGCTTTTTTGTGCCGCCGATAAAGTTGCATCAGCTTGGGTAAGCTTGTCCGCCTCGTACAAATTGCGCAATACGTTTACATAAATAGCATTCCAGAAACCATCTGGTACATTACGCAATTTCAGGTCGTAGTCACTTTCAGATATTGCGGTTGTTTCTGTCCATTGCTGGGCGGTCAGCCTAAATATGTTGACGTTGTAGGCACTGGTTGCCAACACATCCGACAGTTGTTTTTCAGCATAGGAAAACAGTGTAGATGCAGGCACAGCGGTTGCGCTTTTTGTATCATTATTCAGGTATTCATCTTTTTTAACACAGCCGCTTATTGCCATGGCAGTAAGCAGCGTAAATATTATCTTTTTCATCTGTTTAGAAGGTAAATTTTAAGTTAAAACCATATCTGCGAACATTAGGGTATGAGCCCAGCTGTACCCCTTGGTATGCGCTGCCTGCACCAAGCCCATCTTCAGGATCGGCATAGGGGATGTTCTTATGGATGATCCAAAGGTTACGGCCATTAAGTGATACGTCGATTGCTTTTACAGCGCCGATTTTCTGTACAAATGATGCGGGTACACTATAAGTAAATGCAGCTTCTCTCAGCTTAATGTAGGAAGCATCATATACAAAGGCTTTGTTTGGCGCTGTTTGATAGCCATAAGCTGATTGATTTTGCGAAGCGTCGATCCTGGTGGTATTAGGTGCGCCGTTTGCATAAACACCGGGCAGAATAACACCGCCACCTTGTGATAAAGGATTTCTTTTAGGATTGCCCAGATCATTTAACCCGGCTGTTTCCGGATACAATCCTGTCCATAGGCCAAATACCATATCTACATCGTAGATACTTCCACCATGACTAAAGTCAACCAGAAAGCTTAAAGTGAAATTTTTATAACGGAAGGCATTATATACACCGCCAGTCCAATCGGGATTAGTATTGCCTATATCATTATTAGAGTTGGATGTAAACAAGTAATGGCCTGTTGCATCAACCTCTTTTTGGCCATTTTTGTAAATAAAATCAGTTCCCCTTAAAGTTCCGTATGGCTCGCCAACAGTAGCATTGGTTGTTACGCCACCTTTATAAGCCGCCAACTGGTAATTATTAACCCCGTTGTAAAGTGATAAAACCTTATTGGTATTTTTAGCGAAATTCACGTTGATGTTCCATGAAAAGTCATCAGTTTTAAGCGGATTGCCAGTTACAGTAACCTCAACACCTTTATTTTGGACATTACCGGAGTTGACATACAAGCCATCATACCCGGTTGCTGTTGATACTGATACCGGCAGGATCTGGTTAATGGTGTTATTTTTATAATAAGTAAAGTCGAACCCTATACGGTTTTTAAGGAAGGATGCTTCCAGGCCGGTTTCAAAGCTCTTAGTTCTTTCCGGTTTCAGGTCGGCATTATTACGTACTGTAGATACATAGTAAAGTGGTTCAGAACCAAAATTGGCCGCTTTATCATAAACCTCGTTAATGCTGTGAGACGGGGCATCGTTACCAACTTCAGCATAGTTTAGCTTTACTTTACCATTGGAAAGCCATGTATAATCCTTCAATAGGCTCGAGAAAACAAAACTACCGGCAACAGAAGGATAATAATAGGTATTGTTTTTATCAGGCAGCGTTGTTGACTGGTCGCGTCTTAAAGTTCCGTCAAGAAAAAGAAAATCTTTATAGCCAAAGGTAACACCACCAAAAACACCGGTCACTACCTTCTGATCAACCTCCTCAATCGGATAGTCTATCGGGTTTACTGAGTTGCTTAAAGCAAATAATCCCGGTATCACCAAACCACCGTTGGTTGATGCGCTGATGGAGTTGATATTCTGCCGCCTAGCGTTTAAGCCTAAAACCCCTTTAAAGCTGATATCACTGGTGATGGCTTTATTGAAATTCAGCAACAGATCATAATTATTTTCTTTATAGGTACGGTTTAAGCGATAATATGATGATGGTGTAACCACGCTACCCACATTTATGCGCTGCTCCTGAAACTCGTTATAATAATCTTCTGAAGCACGCCCCACGATATCAAGCCAATTGAACAATTTGTAATCAAGGCTTACATTACCAAAATAACGGTCCCTTTCATCAGTTTCATAATTCTGGTATTGAACAAAATAAGGATTGTCCCAGTAAGCAGAGCTGAGGTCGGTAGGGCTTTTAACATTCCAGTTATCGTTGCTATTTGTTCTGAAATAAGCATCTTTGAGATCCTGTACATCTACGTTTACCTGCCAAAACTCACGGAAGTTTTGCAGGATATTCATTGGTTCACCATTTTGCCCGCCAAAGCCGGTTCCGCCCCTGCCCTTTCCTGCAGTTTGCGTATAATTAACGCTAGCCTGTACAGTTAATTTATCCGTAAGCCTGTACGAGCCTCCAAAATTGAACAAATTTTTACCGATACTGCTATTGGGCAATATGCCATAATCATCTGACCGTGTATAGCCTATCTTATAATTACCCTTGTCGGTACCACCATCAATAAATAAACTGTTGTTAAGCGTATAAGGATGATTAAAAAATGTAGAAGGGTCGTTTTTTGCAGCCACCCATGGTGTTTGTTTATGGTAATAGGGGGATGTAGGATCTAATGATCGCCAGTCATACACCAACAGGTTCGGATCAAACTTTTGACCGTAGGAAGCATCATCATAGGTAGGCACTACGAGTTGTTTAGTTCCATCGCCCAATATATCAGTATAATCAAAGTGACTACCAGGGGTATTCGGGTCGTAATAAGGCCCATAACCTGCACCATACTCTTTTTGATATTGGGCAAACGTACTTTTATCAACCGAACCAAATAGCACGCCCGTATTTAAAACTACATTAAGGCCTTTATTTCCCTTTTTGGTGGTAATAATAATGGCACCATTTGCCGCCCGTGATCCGTAAAGCGCTGTAGAGGCTGCGCCTTTCAGCACAGTAACACTGGCAACATCATCCGGATTAATATCCGCGCCCGGGCTGCCATAGTCATACCCTCCCTTACCATTACGTTGGTTTTGGGTTACATTACTCATGCCACCCAGCTCAAGTTCGCTTGAATTGTCGATAGGTACCCCATCAACCACAAATAATGGCTGGTTACTGCCTGATAGTGATTTAGGTCCCCTGAGCACAATATTTGTTGAGCCGCCAATATCATTAGCCTGTTTAATTTGCGCGCCAGCTATTTTTCCGGATAATTCACCAAGTAAATTGGTATTGCGGTTACTGTTTACCTCCGCTCCGGTTAGGGTTTGTGCAGAGTAAGGTAGCTCACTCTTGTTTCTGGAGAGGCCCAGCGCAACCACCACTACTTCACCCAGCTTATTAGCATTATGGGTTAGCGTTACATTTATAGTTGACTGGTTAACAGCAATCTCCTGGCTATTATAACCGACAAACGAAAAAACTAGCGTTTTGCCATTGGCAGCTTTTATGGCATAATCGCCCTTGCCATCTGTTATTGTACCTTTTGATGTATTTTTAATTTTGACACTTACACCAGGCAAATCGCCCTCCTGATCACTTACATTGCCATGTATAACTTGCTGCTGCGCAAAAGTTATCAGCGGGCATAAAAAAATAAACAGCAGTAGCCATTTAATACGTATTGGTTTCATCATGAATGCTTTTGAGTTTTGTAAAAATTTGGGCAAAAAAAGTCCTGAATCAATTCCAGGAATCAATTTGAATTGTTAAAAAATGAGAAATGCGATTGACTGCGATGAAAAATCAGCTATGAATCCATCAACAGATTAAGGAATTTCAACAACAATAACAGTCGCTACAACAAGCGTTTATTTGAACTTGACAAATATCAGTTTGGATTCGATAAGAAATAAGGGCTTTCGTCCCTTGGGATTGAGATAGTAAGGTTGCAGTCATTGCATTATTATATTATATCAAAAATATTTTTCAAATATAATAATATATTCTATTAAATCCATAGACATTGTAGAATATTGACATATCAATGTCAATATCACCTGTTAAGTATGTTATCGATCGTTTAGGTTATTTTATCTAATACTATTACCAGATGCTTTGGGTTCAAAAACCACCTGCTCTATTCCTACTCCACCATTGAAGGAATATTAGAAGTTCATCGCCCTCCCTATTGGACATTCCAAGAGGCTAGAGCAGGCTGTTCCGTGCACATTGGAGCACCGAATTGTGTAGGCAATTAGGAAAATTGCAAATAATAATCAATAAATTGATATGGTCAAAGTGTGCCAGAAATGCCTGTTTATAGTTTTCGGAATGCGGTGATCAATGGCTCCGGAATGTCCATGCTGGCAAAGTAAACATTACGAAAATGGCTTAGATGCTGCCACTTACGTAAAGAAGGTTCCGGGGCAAATCCGAATCAAATGAACCCGGCCGGCAGGACAAAAAAAGCAAACTATAAAAAATGAATATAAGGTTTCTGTCTTCAAATATTTGCCTTTTTGTAACATATTCAAGGTAAAACTTGTCTTATGGTTATGATGCAACTGAAAATGGGTGAGTTTTTTGGTAATACGGATCAACTTTTAAGGCTGGATGGTTTGACACTGACCGATACCATTTATACCTATTCGTATGTGGATTGGCACTATCATGAACATGCTTATTTTACGTTTATTGTGCAGGGAGAGGTGCTGGAAGGGACCCGGCAAGAATTGCTTCGTTGTTCGCCGGGGACTTTACTGTACCATCGCCACCAGGAGCCCCATTACAACATCAAACCCAATATGTTCACCCGCGATTTTCATGTAAGGATGCACCCGGTGCGTATTTCCAGCATGTGTGCTAAATACTTTGAATGTACGCTGGGTGCATATTTGAGAAGGTTAAAGGTGGAGCATTCAATGCCACTGTTGCGGGAAACGTAATTGTCACTAACAGAGATAAGCTATTCACAAAGAGTTTGCAGCATACTAACCTATTATAATTTATAAAAATAAAAGCCAAGCGATGAAATAATACTTAGGGAAATCCTAATTGAAATATTATAAAAATATCCCGATACGGGAAAATAAACTAATTTCTTACCTAATGAGAATAAAATACGTTACAATTCCTTCAGTAAATACTGCTGAAGAAGAAATCTTTTTTGTGAATTTTTTGGGGTTCAAGCGTAAAGGAGAGCTAGAATTATGGCCAAACGTACGTTGCAAGTTGTTAAGTAATAACGATAGTGACCTACACATAGCGATCATACCAAACAGAGATACCTTAAACCAAAAAGCTGTTATCATTTTTAATACTGAAAATTGTCTCAAACAATACCATGAAATCATTAAAAATGGGGTTGTTTTCAATCATAAACCTTACTACGTTTCGGCAGGAATGATAGCAGAATTTACCGATAAGGAAGGAAATCAATTTATTTTACTGGAAGAAAGATCATATACGGAAGACTAGAAAACATGGAAAATGTATTAAAATTAAGTAACGAAAATCGTATTTGTTCAAGTAAATTGACTTATAAAAATATAACCGAGGTGAATAATAACTTTAGCTTACATGTCAATTTCAACGGGAATGAAAAATTCGTTTTAAATAAGAAGAAATTGCGTTTGTTTCCCCGCACTTTCCTGGCAATTAACCCTGAAACGCTTTATTCTGATATAATTGACTCTGATAGCCCTGTTCAAACACTTTCAATCAGTTTTGGTAAAGGATTTATTGATGATTTTAAGACATCCTTTCTTAAAAATGATAATTCTTTTCCAGATAATTTTGGAAACCATCGGCCTTCACAAAATTTAACTTTAAATGAAACCATTTTTCCGCTACGTGGGGATCTAAAATATAATATAGAACATTTAAAGGTTTTGATAAAATCAAACTGTAACGATGAATTATTATTAAATGAATTCCTCTATCATATTTTACTTAATTATTATACGCTTTACCAAAAAGATATGCGTTTTGTAGAAGAAAGGCTTAAAGATCTTCAATTTGTAACGCGAAAAGAAATCTATAGGCGACTTAGCCTTGCCAAAGAATATTTATATTCAAATTTTGATCAAAAAATTAACATATATGAATTATCAAAATATTCATGTATGTCGGCAACGCATCTAATCCGCTCATTCAAACAGGCATATCATACTACACCCCACCAGTTTCTGATAAACATAAGGCTAAAACAAGCCGAATTTTTGCTTAAAAACACGTCTTATCCGATAAATAAAATTGTAAATACTGTTGGGCTCGATTCTCCAAGTACATTTATTAAGCTGTTCAAAATACGCCATAAGATTACTCCGTTGAAATACAGAACTTCGCATAATGCGGTTAATTAAAGTGTTAATATTGGTTTTTTTCGAATATTTTACTTCTTAGCAAGTAGCTAAGTTTGCCCATAACGAATCGTTTTGTTAATAACGATCAGTTAATAGTTAATTAAAGGATTGCCACGCGAGGTGAGTAATCCTTTTTTTTATTTATAAACTACCAGCAATTCCCCCCTTGTCATCGCACGGCTAATTTGGTCATTTCGGAATATTTAGTGCTATCATTTTGCTTTAAAATTACAGTTTCAAATATATTACTACTTAAAGTCGATAAGACTACCAAAATCTATTAACTGAAGCCTAACTTTTTCATTATGAAACGCTGTATGTCATTCCCATTTTATTATATCAGCAACAGTTTTGAAGGATTTGATGATGGCTGAGAGGCGTTAACCAATTTGAATAGTCTTATTTACACAAATGCGCGGGCACTGACGGAACAACCACCGGCCTGGTTACTGTGAAAAAGACCATCTTCCGATTCCAGGTAGATCAGTGAAAAATTAAGGGGCAAACAACAGGGTTGCAAGGTAACCAAAGGAAGATATTCCATTGCAACCTTCAGACTATCTACACTGCAATTTTCCTTTTTGGCGTGTACAACTCAAGACGCCATTACAAGGGGAAACAACATATTCAAGAAAAACTACTTTAAAATTTGATTAACATGAACAAAAAAATACTTTTAATTATGGGTTTATGCCTGGTCATTTTCTGCCAGGCTTTTGCCCAAAACCACACAGTTACCGGTACGGTAACAGGTAAAGACGATGGTTTAGCCGTTCCGGGAGTAACCGTAAAGATAAAAGGAACACAAGTTGGCACACAAACCAATAGTGCAGGCAAATACACTATAAGTGCACCTAATGGCTCAGTATTGGAGTTTAGCTTTATCGGTTATTTGCCGGTGCAGCTGACCGTGCAGGGAGATGTATTGAATGTGACACTTACACCAGCAAGCAGTCAGCTTAACGAGGTTGTCGTAACTTCGCAAGGCATTAAGAGAGAAAAAAGAACTTTAGGTTACTCTGCACCAACCGTAAGCAACAAGGAGCTAACAGAGGGCGGTAACCCAAGCGCACTTACCTCATTAACAGGCCTGGTTGCAGGTGTTAACATCACTTCAACGTCAAATACGCCTGGTAGCTCAACCAGGATTGTTCTTCGCGGTGGGTCGTCTATTACCGGCAACAACCAGGCTTTAATGGTTGTTGACGGGGTCCCTATTGACAATTCAAGCATCATATCCGGCGCAAGTAGTTTAACAGCGGTTGATTTTGGAAACAGAGGCAATGATATCGACCCGAATGATATAGCGTCTATCACGGTGCTAAAGGGACCGGCAGCGGCAGCTCTTTATGGCTCCAGGGCATCCAATGGCGCGCTCATGATCACTACCAAATCAGGCACAAAAAATGGAAAAAAACTGGAGATAACGCTTAACTCTACCAATACATTTTCATCAGTTCTGAAATTACCTACTTTTCAAAATGAGTATGGCCAGGGGTATATGTCAGGTTCGGCTACAAGCCCTGGTTACGTTACAGGTATAAATGATGCCAGTGATAACTTTAGCTGGGGAGCACCATTTACCGGAAAGGTAGAACCCTGGGGTCAGGAAATTGATGGCGTTACCCAAACCAAGCCATATTCGGCTTTGCCAAACAATATTAAAGATTTTTTTAAGACCGGTTTTGCCGCTGACAACAATGTAGGTATTGCATCGGGCGATGATAAGAACAGTTTCTATTTAGGCTTAAACTCGTTAAATTCCAGCGGTATATTTCCGACTAACGATTCTTATGATAAATATGGTGTAAGATTTAATGGCAAGGCTACGCTTGCAAACAATTTTACCGCAAGTGTTAATTTTAACTACAATAAAATTCAGGCAAATACGCCTTCCGGTGGCCAGGGTTCAAACGGTATATGGACTAACTTAATGCAAACGCCAAGGGATATCCCTATTAATACAATGGGAAACCTGAACAATAAGTATAATGGCTATAATTCTATTACTAATACGTATGGTTTTTATGGTGCATTTACTACAAACCCATATTATATTCTTCAAAACTATAGTAACCTCGATGACGTTAACCGAGTTACCGGCGACGTTAACCTGGCTTGGAAACCCCTTAGCTGGTTAAATATAGTAGAGCGCGTAGGTGCGGATTCTTATTCGGACCGTAGGAAGCTTATTCAACCTAAATACACATTTCTGCCTGCTGACGAGTCGGGAAGCGGACTCTGGGGTAAGATTACCAACAAGGGATCTTATGAAGTGGACCAATATAATGTAAACGAAGTGGTGCATGATTTAATGGTTACTGCAACCCATGATTTTGGTAAAGATTTTCATACATCATTATTATTGGGTAATAATATTAGAGAACGCTCTACAACTTCCAATCTAACAAGCACTAACACCAGCGGTGGTTTGGTAGTTCCAGGATGGTATAATCTTGACAATAGTAACGGGCCGGTAAACGTAATTACAGACGACATTGAAATAAAAAGACTGATAGGATTTTACGCTGATTTAAATCTTTCGTATAAAGACTACCTGTTTTTAGAGGGTACGTTAAGAAACGACAGGTCCTCCACATTACCTTTAAATAACTACTCTTATTTTTATCCAAGCGTAAGCGGTTCATTTGTATTTAGCGAATTGCTTAAAAACTCCGGTATTGCTGACATTTTAAGTTATGGTAAAATACGTTCGAGTTTTGCACAAGTAGGTAGCGATACAGACCCTCACGAATTGACAACCACTTATGGAAGGACTACCGTTAATGGCAGTTTTGGCAATACTACATTTCCATTCGGAAATGTTCCCGCATACCAAATTGGATCAACACTTGGCAATGCTGCACTTAAACCGGAGCAAACAAGCTCATTTGAAATTGGTACAGAATTAGCATTTTTGCAAAGCAGACTTTCCTTCGATTTCAGCTATTACGTCAACAATTCAAAAAATCAAATCATACCCATCCCGGTTCCTGGCTCAACAGGGTATGGTTTTAATGAGGTAAACGCAGGTGAGATTCAAAATAAAGGCATCGAGTTAACCATCAACGGAACCCCCATTCAAACCAGTGATTTAACCTGGAATATATTTGGCACATTTACTAAAAATAACAGCGATGTACTTGCCTTGCCAAATGGTGCTGGACAGATAGTAATAGGTGGCTTCAGTGGTATGGCAATAGTTGCAGCTAAAGGCCATCCTTATGGCGAATTTTACGGTGTAACAAACCAAACAGATGCCCAGGGAAGAACTATTGTTAGTAAAACTACCGGGCAACCGATAGCTACAACAACGGCTCAATACTTAGGTTCATACGAGCCTAAATTTCAGACATCATTGGGTACAAACGTAAAATACAAAAATTTTACTGTAAGTGTGTTGTTTGATGTTAAACACGGCGGCGTATTATATTCACAAACTAAGTCTCTTACAGATTTCGTAGGAACTTCAGCTGAAACCGGTGGTCCCCGATTTGGCCAGCCGTTCCCTAATTCGGTTACCCTGGATGCTAGTGGCAAAAGCGTACCCAATACAAGTATACCCTACTCCGTGTATAATTATTATACAAACGTAATAGGAAATACACCAGGTATGAACGTTGTTGACGCATCGTATATTAAGATGCGCAGCGCCAGTATATCTTATACTTTTGATAAAACGCAATTGAAAAGCCTGCCATTTGGTGCATTAACCGTTGGGGTATTTGGTAACAACTTGTTTTTATGGACGCCAAAATCCAATGCGTATGTAGATCCTGAAGTAAACTCAAGTGGTGCCGGCAACGAGCAAGGCTTCGATTTTTCAGCAAACCCATCAGTGCGTAACTATGGTATCAATTTGAAAGTTTCATTCTAATAATAAACATCATGACCAGAAAATATAGATTAAATTTAAAACAAGCCTTGTTTATAATGCTTGTTGCTGCGGTTGGGTTTTCGGGCTGTAAAAAGTATTTGGACGTAAATCAAAATCCAAATAATCCGGAGAATGTCGACCCTACGTTTCTTTTGCCTACCACACAGGCAGCTATTAGCCAGGTAGTAGGTAATTCATTTCAGGTATTTGGCAATATTTGGGCTCAATATTGGACCCAAAGCCCACTGGCGTCACAATACAAGTCCATTGATCAATACAGCCCGACAAATACCGACTTTGACAATCCATGGCTTAACCTATACCGCGTTGCTTTAATAAACGACGACATGATCCTAAAAAGTCCAAAATCATCAGCTAATCTTAACGGTATTGCCTACGTGCTGAAGGCTTATACATTTCAGCTGGCAACGGATGCTTTTGGTGATGTGCCGCTTTCACAGGCATTGCAACCAACTGTATATAGAAACCCTAAATATGATACCCAGCAGGCAGTTTATGATAGCATATTTGTATACATTCATAAAGCATTACCTTTACTGAATGCAACAGGTGATGCTTCTCTGGGAGCGCAGGATATGATATTTCAAGGTAATATGACCCAGTGGGTAGCT
Protein-coding regions in this window:
- a CDS encoding metal-dependent hydrolase family protein codes for the protein MQIKRIIVLSLLLCSQIVQAQKTYLYCGKLIDGLSNTVQNKVTIIVDSGRIQNIVSGYPEAGSADKVIDLKSKTVLPGLIDCHVHLEDILSTNTLLETFTLSDADIAYRSVNFAKKTLLAGFTTVRDLGGTGVNISLRNAVEKGWVDGPRIFTAGKIISSSGGASDPTNGFRDDVFNHRPGPEDGVADGRDELIKAVRLQVKAGVDVIKIASTGGVFELGDNNKKAKFTIDEIKAVVETANDYGLKVACHAHGAEGIRRAILGGVTSIEHGTYMDDEDIRLMKQYGTWYVPTIIAGKAVADSAKKGYYPPIIAGKAIAFGDQIQRTFAKAYKAGVKIAFGTDAGAFDHGLNYLEFGYMVDAGMPPIEAIKSATSNAAILLGKEQELGSISKGKFADVIAVDGDPLADIKVMKNVVFVMKAGKIYLR
- a CDS encoding SusD/RagB family nutrient-binding outer membrane lipoprotein; translation: MKKIIFTLLTAMAISGCVKKDEYLNNDTKSATAVPASTLFSYAEKQLSDVLATSAYNVNIFRLTAQQWTETTAISESDYDLKLRNVPDGFWNAIYVNVLRNLYEADKLTQADATLSAAQKSNQLAQINILEVYAYAVLVNTFGNIPYTQAVDYTNTTPKYDDASQIYDSLLSRLDDALSKLNTTAPGFNTADLLFNGVNEISSWKKFGNTVKLKVGITLADVEPAKSKLAVEAAAPNALQSNADNVSFNYLTTTPNTNPLWVDQVQGHLIDYVAGATLVDLLNSLNDPRRPAYYTAIDTNANPQSSDVLVYKGGAIGKVNTYNKFSTFSNTIAQPNLPSLLADYSEVEFDLAEAIERGFNVGGTAQQHYINAITASITYWGGSATDISTYLANPKVAYATATGSYKLKIGTQKYISLYNRGYEAWTEIRRLGLVLPLPPNQTSYLNRFTYPITEQNVNQANYSQAAAAIGGDNIATKLFWDKN
- a CDS encoding SusC/RagA family TonB-linked outer membrane protein, whose translation is MMKPIRIKWLLLFIFLCPLITFAQQQVIHGNVSDQEGDLPGVSVKIKNTSKGTITDGKGDYAIKAANGKTLVFSFVGYNSQEIAVNQSTINVTLTHNANKLGEVVVVALGLSRNKSELPYSAQTLTGAEVNSNRNTNLLGELSGKIAGAQIKQANDIGGSTNIVLRGPKSLSGSNQPLFVVDGVPIDNSSELELGGMSNVTQNQRNGKGGYDYGSPGADINPDDVASVTVLKGAASTALYGSRAANGAIIITTKKGNKGLNVVLNTGVLFGSVDKSTFAQYQKEYGAGYGPYYDPNTPGSHFDYTDILGDGTKQLVVPTYDDASYGQKFDPNLLVYDWRSLDPTSPYYHKQTPWVAAKNDPSTFFNHPYTLNNSLFIDGGTDKGNYKIGYTRSDDYGILPNSSIGKNLFNFGGSYRLTDKLTVQASVNYTQTAGKGRGGTGFGGQNGEPMNILQNFREFWQVNVDVQDLKDAYFRTNSNDNWNVKSPTDLSSAYWDNPYFVQYQNYETDERDRYFGNVSLDYKLFNWLDIVGRASEDYYNEFQEQRINVGSVVTPSSYYRLNRTYKENNYDLLLNFNKAITSDISFKGVLGLNARRQNINSISASTNGGLVIPGLFALSNSVNPIDYPIEEVDQKVVTGVFGGVTFGYKDFLFLDGTLRRDQSTTLPDKNNTYYYPSVAGSFVFSSLLKDYTWLSNGKVKLNYAEVGNDAPSHSINEVYDKAANFGSEPLYYVSTVRNNADLKPERTKSFETGLEASFLKNRIGFDFTYYKNNTINQILPVSVSTATGYDGLYVNSGNVQNKGVEVTVTGNPLKTDDFSWNINVNFAKNTNKVLSLYNGVNNYQLAAYKGGVTTNATVGEPYGTLRGTDFIYKNGQKEVDATGHYLFTSNSNNDIGNTNPDWTGGVYNAFRYKNFTLSFLVDFSHGGSIYDVDMVFGLWTGLYPETAGLNDLGNPKRNPLSQGGGVILPGVYANGAPNTTRIDASQNQSAYGYQTAPNKAFVYDASYIKLREAAFTYSVPASFVQKIGAVKAIDVSLNGRNLWIIHKNIPYADPEDGLGAGSAYQGVQLGSYPNVRRYGFNLKFTF
- a CDS encoding VOC family protein, with the protein product MRIKYVTIPSVNTAEEEIFFVNFLGFKRKGELELWPNVRCKLLSNNDSDLHIAIIPNRDTLNQKAVIIFNTENCLKQYHEIIKNGVVFNHKPYYVSAGMIAEFTDKEGNQFILLEERSYTED
- a CDS encoding helix-turn-helix transcriptional regulator, with the protein product MENVLKLSNENRICSSKLTYKNITEVNNNFSLHVNFNGNEKFVLNKKKLRLFPRTFLAINPETLYSDIIDSDSPVQTLSISFGKGFIDDFKTSFLKNDNSFPDNFGNHRPSQNLTLNETIFPLRGDLKYNIEHLKVLIKSNCNDELLLNEFLYHILLNYYTLYQKDMRFVEERLKDLQFVTRKEIYRRLSLAKEYLYSNFDQKINIYELSKYSCMSATHLIRSFKQAYHTTPHQFLINIRLKQAEFLLKNTSYPINKIVNTVGLDSPSTFIKLFKIRHKITPLKYRTSHNAVN